DNA sequence from the Anthonomus grandis grandis chromosome 9, icAntGran1.3, whole genome shotgun sequence genome:
aatttttgccaCTTCTTGTAGGGTTCTCCTTCGACAATGTCATCCCATGCTAATTTTTGAAGCCATAGATCCTGAATGATTAGTTTTGCTCGAATGGTAAAGGGTGCTAACCATCCTAATGGGTCAAATATCTTCGCGATTTCTGACAGCATCTGTCTTTTAGTATTGCTGATTCTTGTTATTGCATTGACTTTAAAATGGAAGCTATCATCAGCTGAACTCCATAATATTCCTAGTGATTTCTTGACCTCTTCTTCACCAATTTCAATAGTGCTTTTTTCTTTTAGCTCTTCTGGGATTTCTTGTAGAAGGTCTTTGAAGTTGCTGGACCATTTTCTCAGTGTAAAATTAccggattttagtaattttattagttcattTTGAAGTTCATGTGCTTCTGTGACACTGTTAGCACCCGAAAGTACGTCATCAACATAAAAGTCTTCCAGGATAATCTTCGatgcttttttaaagtttctttgttCATCTTGAGCTAGTTGGTGAAGAGTTCTTATGGCTAAGAATCGTGCCGGGCCTGTTCCGTATGTTACTGTGGTTAATCGGAATTCTTGTAGTGGTTCATCTGGATGCTCTCTCCAGACAATCCTTTGATATTCCTGATCTGCACTATCCACTTTTATTtgtctatacattttttctatgtcTGCTATAAATCCAATTCTGTGTTTTCTCCAGCGTAGTAGAATGTCTGCCAGGTCATTTTGTAATCTGGGTCCGGTATGCATGTTTTCGTTTAAACTTTGTTTGTTGGTTGTTTTACATGATGCGTCGAAGACTACTCTAAGTTTTGTAGTTGTACTTTCTTCTCTTGTGACAGCTTGATGAGGTATGTAATATTTTCCTTGATTATAGGCGTATTTGGGCACTCTTTCCATGTGCCCAAGCCTTATGTATTCTTCCATAAATTGTCGATACTGGTCGTAGAGGctcttattttttacaaactttttctCTAATTGTTGAAATCTTGCTATGGCTCGGGATTTTGATTCTCCTAATTGcggtggatattttttgaagagCAGCTTCACTATATAACTTCCATccttgtttctttttattgttttttgaaagaGTTCCTCACACACTTGGTCTTCTGGCTTGATTTGCTGTTGACATGAGACTTCTTCTATTTCCCAAAATTTGGTCAGTTGATTATCTTCTTCTGTTCTTGATATCATGCTCTTTATTTGTAGGTGTTTACTCTTTTCACTGATGATCATTGTTCCAGAAATAATCCAACCAAATTCTGTTTTTTGTCCTATTAGTCCATCCCGTTTTTTGAGCCCTTCTAGTATTATTTTTCCGTGTTCTTCTGCTCCTAGTAGTACGTCGATTGGTCCCGTTGTATTGAATGTGGGGTCTGCCAGAATAGTATTTTCCCATTCTCCTGCGTCTATCTCGTTTAACGGTTCACTCGGGAGCGCCTTCGTAATCCTTGGTAATACTAGCAATTCTGTTGTGAGTATGTAGTCGCTGGGAAATCTTGGCCTTAattggacttttatttttgacttgGAAACACTTGATTCATTGTCGCCGACTCCTGATATTTCGGCGCGTATTTTTTGTCTTGGTAAAGCTAATGCTTGTGCAGCCTCTTCAGAAATAAATGACGACTGGGAGCCTTGATCAATTAACACTCTTAATAAATGGGACGTGCCGTCGTATGATGTGCCTTGTATTAGCGCTGTAGCCAGTAGAACTTCTTTTTTATCGGTATTGTTTCTTTCTTCAGCTGCGTGGTGAGTGCTTTGGGGGTGATTTCTTGAATTGTTATTTCTTGTGTTCGATTCATTGTATCTAGAGTTGACAATATTGGGCCTGAAGATCGATTCGTTGTTTCTCCTGAAGCTGTTTTGGTAGTTCTGTGGCCTTGAGGTGGAGTTTCCATTTCTTGCGTTTGAAGTGGCTTGTCGGGCTTGATGTAGTAAAGTATTGTGGGGTCCACTGCAGATTTTGCAGTTGCTTGTTGCGGTGCAACTATCTCTCGAATTATGGCTTAAACATCTGGTACATAGTTGATGATCTTTTATCATCTTCATTCGGTCCATTGGTGATTGGCGCAAAAATAGATTGCAGCGCCAAATATTATGTCCTCGGTAGCATAGTTGGCATACTTGATCTCTTGGGaatctatcttttttttctgAGTTGAGTGCTTCAAGTGACTgaaatcttctttttaaaaattctaaaatgtcTTCTAGTGTGGCGACTTCTAGAGGGTCTTCTAAAGTTTTCTCGTAGATTTTTGTCGTTTCCTGGTCCCATTTTCTGCATATTATTCTTCCTACTATCGGGTACCACGATGACGTGTCGTAGCCTAGATTCCTAATGCCTTCTAGGCATTCGGTTATGACATTATACAGTTGTTTAAGTTTTGGCACTGATTCGTACGTAATTGTCGGAAACTCATAAATCTTGTCTACTAATTTTGATACAATGAGACGTTTGTTTTGATATCTCTGCTTCAATAAATTCCATGCTGCAGGGTAGTTTCCATCTGTTGCAAGTAGGTGCTTGATAGTGCTTTGTGCTTCTCCTCGAAGAAGGGATTTCAGGTGCTGGAGCTTCTGTGCATTTGATAATTTGTCATTTCGATGAATTATCCTGGTAAAAAGATCGTCAAACGTGGGCCATTCTTCGTACAGTCCGTTGAATGTTGGAATGTTAATTGTTGGGATGGGTGTGTTGTTTGATAGATTTTGGCCCTCCTTTATTTTTTCGTCTAGCTTCTCTATAATATCATCGTATGACCTTTTAATTAGACGGTGGGCAGATAAATATTCCTTGCTTGTAATGCCTTTGCAGAGGATCTCGTTGTGAAGTTGCTGAATGGGACCCCATTGATTCTTGGTGTCTTCTTTCAGAAATTCATAGCGAGTTGTAGGTTTATCTCTGCAGAGTtcttcttcaatttcttcaatCAAAAATTGAAACTCTTGGACTACTACTTCTTTTCGTCTTAGTATTGCTTCGTCTTCTTCAGgcttcttttcttcttctggTTTTTTGCACGTCTTCAAATGGCTTTTTAAATTATCGTACAATCCCTTAATTTGGTCCAAGTATTTCTTCGTGAAGTAACTATGACTGAATTCTCCGATTTTTCTAAGCTTCTCGTCATTTTCTACAATTGCGTCCCATATTCTGTCTCCCTGTTGGTTTCTCTGAGTAATATATGATGATGTTTTTCTTGAGTTTGAATCTTTCTTTACATTGGTTAGAAGTTGTTCTAATTCTCCCGCTAGCTCCTGCTGGCGGAGGGCAATTTTATTCGTTTCTTCCATTGCTTTCTCGATGATGGGCGCGGCTGTTTTGGCTTGACTGACTTGTCTGCTTTGACTAGCTTGACTGCTTTAACTGCTTTGATTGGCTCGACTGCTTCGATTGGCTTGATTGCTTTGACTGCTTTGCTTTGACTGACTTGTCTGCTTTGGCTGCTTTGATTTGAAGATGGAGACGGCTCTTTTTGGCGGTTACTCCTGGCTTGACTTTaagatggaggcggcgtcgtgggcggcaactcctttggtttaacttgaagatggaggcggcgtcgtgggcggcaactcctttGGCTTAATTTgaagatggaggcggcgtcgtgggcggcaactcctttTGTTTAACTCAaagatggaggcggcgtcgtgggcggcaactcctttGGTTTATTTGAAGATGAAGGCGGCGTCgtgggcggcaactcctttggtttaatttgaagatggaggcggcgtcgtgggcggcaactccttttgtttaatttgaagatggaggcggcgtcgtgggcggcaactgcttttgtttaatttgaagatggaggcggcgtcgtGGGCGGCAACTCCTGGTTCAATTAAAagctcgaaggaccatgaaaAGATGTAGGGCTTATCCCTAAACCTTTCTTATTCCCTATtaccctatagcagcctcaCTATAGGTTTACAGGCAAGGGTGGCTTGGCCGTAATAGGTTGAGTAGAGAACCACTTGATTGTAGAATTCAATACtggtttattcacaaaaattaacaactatttatatcagtcTTAAGATAACAATTCGAGGTAATTATACAAATCAAGGTGAGCAtcgtaatcataattttaactatttactaatttcgaccttgcgaacttatagcaaacgtgagcttaaaatccatcgcaaacaccttgaccggctaatataaacaattttatataaatatgtatgaatatttaaaactaccaaaaaatgtaaaatatttaaaaaatgtcgtttagacAGAGACCGATATTTTGTGTTGttctcttttgatttatttatatcagagtctctttgagaatatggacgacttctttTAATTTGATGATGTATAGGTCTTGCTTGGTTGGTTCGAATTTCGTTATTAGACAACGAATTGTTGACCCTGCAAGACTATCGTGAATACCATAAATTAAACGCAACGTTTGGCGAACTGAACattgatatattaatattaaagttttaacGACTTCTAAGCGTTGTTTAATCGTGTAGCGTTCCATAGTAAAATGTCACTAATGACTGAGTACTCTGAAATTTAACGGCTGTATGATACTTGCTTTGGttatgcactgtttttaaacaTCGAGCGTTCGGAAAAACCCTGTACATAGGTCAACTGGTCAACAGAAGCGTACCACAAAGCCTCAATATAGGCGCTTCAGACATCTAATCTTACAAGACCGTTTGGAGGAGAAGGTTGAAAGTTGGAGAGAAAAAAGTAGAAAGTTGGTTGGAGAGAGGAGAAGACCGTTCACAGTTAGGGGAAGCACTAATCGTGCTTCGTCGGCGGACCACTGTCGTCAACGTTTGAACTAGAGTAGAGAGCGGCAACATTGGGAGTTAACATTTGGGGGGATATTGCCTATGGTAGCCGATCACCCTTTCTCTTTGTTCGAGGCAAAATGACTGCTGCGCGTTATGTTGATGATTTTCTACAAACCATTTTACTGCCTTATCTAGAGGGCCGTCCACACGACCTATTTTATCAAGATAACGCACGTCCTTATATTGTCATACTACGGACGCTCTTCAAGAAGCAGGTGTTACTGTTTTACCGTGCCACCCACTCACCGGATTTAAATCCCATCGAACATATGTGGGGTATGATGGGGAAGAGACTAACTACTTGGAACCATCCGCCACAGACTTTGGAACAGCTAATCCACGATGTTCGAATTGCTTGAAATGAGGTGCCACAACCAGACATCGATCATCTCATTTTGTCGATGCCTAGAGGTATACAGGAGTGTAATTAGCTGCGGGGTCGCCaaatacattattaattttgttcttattaCTTGTTATCGTTTCATTCTTGATGTAACTAGATCATGGccaaataatttagttaaagaaTTTATTCTTTCTGGGTGTAATATTTCTTACACAGTGGATATACTACTTAGACCTTGCAGGTGTCAGCataaatttggtattttaaatattccaaaaacattgatattttttacatcaatgcattgataataaaatttagatgCGTTTTCCAAATCTCCTAATCTAGAAACCCATCtaaattttatctatttaatCTAGGAACTAAAAAAGATAAATCTTCATTCAAAATAAcgcaaaaaattgtatttaaaatgtaaCTAAATTGATGCATTTAATATTCTATTTGAATCTTCTAGAATTTCTGTTAACAACATTAAAATTGCAATTAAAATCTCAAATatcttataacattttaatatttttatttcagttttccaaaaaatttaatactccATGTATGTTCCTACACAGAGAACTTAAAGTGTTATCATGAGGCAACCAATAGACTAACAATTCCAGTCATTTTCGCAAATCTCCAAAGTGAAAGCAAAGATTATggcaaatataattttctttctttaatacGTATGTAAGCTGTAGACCTCTATAGAGAACTATTTTGTATAGTagcattattttaattctaGCCCAAAAAGCAGCCATGTTGGTATTTCAGGATGCCGACTTGAATTCGACCGTGGAAAATGCCATTGAGGCCGTTTGGGGATATCACGGAATGGTATGTTAAACgaaaatttgttgttaaaaactaatttaattggTTTTAGCTACCTTGGTCAGTGAATACCATTTTGATCCAAGAAAgcgtttttgtaaaatttacagataaatttacaaaaaaggtaGAGGCTATTGACAGTTCCGATATCGTATGCCCTTCTAGTGAGGAATTTCTTAATAATCAGGCAAATATTGTTAATAAGGCCAACTCATTAGGGATTAAAGTGTTCCAGAAGGATAATAATGGTTCACCTACTATTATAATTGGTATTTAAATTgcaattttgcaattattattGCAACATTAtacactattattttttatttttttttacaggtgCTAAAGTGTCCCAGTCAGTTTTTACATCTGAGAAAAATGATGGCACAGTAACATTAGTACCATTTAGATCAATTGAAGAAGCAGTCAGTTTAACAAATAATCGTAGGCAAGGCTTAGGTGCATCCGTGTGGTCTGAGAATATCGGACTGGTTAATGAAGTGGCTAGAAGATtagatgtaagtcatttaataaTATGGAATTTagaagttatttaattttttttgatatctgGTTTAATTAACATTGGCTATCACATGTATAGGATAAATCGAATTCGACCATCGTTGTTTTTGGTAATCGTGTGTTTAAGAATGTAATGAGTGGACtcatgaaaaaataattaggttAATAAATCTTTATGAATCTAAGCCGGATCTGTGGAATCTAACCAATAACAATTACcacctaaaaaacaaaaaaatatgacgCTTGACAAGAAATAGCTAATAGCCGAAATGTGCATGTTTGCTCACATAATGCTTCATCTAACCCATTAGCATATGCATCTCCAGTTGTAAGAAACTACAGCCAATCTTGCTTTCACTGGAATCGCCTCCCTATAGTTTGTATCACGTTTCTCTGTTTTGAAgccaattaaatttataagataTTCAAAGTCTTCGGATAACATTCggcaaaaaatgttaaattgtcgAGAACCAGACATTCATTTATTAGAACACTTTCACTATACTTTTTTCGACTCTGAAATAGCCTTGTTGTCCACTAGCGttgtcttttctttttttgagcTTTCTTAAGATGatcacatattaaaataaatgcagtGGCGGCAATTGCAATGTCagtaaagtcgaaattatacccatttgtagttgcGTCATctaggtgagaaaaaacgtatggcgtagatatttttgccaatcaatattaggttagaaactctaccatcgccttcagaaattaatagtc
Encoded proteins:
- the LOC126740736 gene encoding uncharacterized protein LOC126740736 isoform X3; this translates as MVNIEKLHEVFNTMAYEKKPEDSCKGKDGINTKLAQLFAEDSMEDISEKLKNHTFSNYEPKRKHLVGLAKELEKNVDVICQIESTSRGILAKDTKKAVDSLAQYLYYYAAFAKKHQFEDAINILGIFKDDHPIWILGLLLGPALASGFHVILQTGLKFASVTSYVLELAVNVGFPKNLILHVCSYTENLKCYHEATNRLTIPVIFANLQSESKDYGKYNFLSLIPQKAAMLVFQDADLNSTVENAIEAVWGYHGMLPWSVNTILIQESVFVKFTDKFTKKVEAIDSSDIVCPSSEEFLNNQANIVNKANSLGIKVFQKDNNGSPTIIIGAKVSQSVFTSEKNDGTVTLVPFRSIEEAVSLTNNRRQGLGASVWSENIGLVNEVARRLDVGVNYRNMFQDGLCGTYGKMI